The Gordonia terrae genome contains the following window.
ACGCCTGGAACAGCACAAGCTGCTCGACGACGAAGAGTTCGCGTCCGAGTGGGTGCGGTCCCGGCACCTCAATTCCGGTAAGGGACGCGTGGCGCTACGGCATGAATTGCGCACCAAGGGCGTCGACGAGTCGATCATCTCCGAGGCGCTGGCCGATATCGACCCCGACGACGAACGAGAGATCGCGTCCGGTCTGGTGGCCCGCAAACTCACACCCTCGGTCGTCGACCGTATCGGCGATGATCGCGCCGAGCGTGACAAGGCGATGCGTCGCCTCGTCGGGATGCTGGTGCGGCGCGGGTATTCCCAGTCCCTCGCCTTCGAGGTCGTGGGTGAGGCGCTCAGTGCG
Protein-coding sequences here:
- a CDS encoding regulatory protein RecX, with protein sequence MSEASDPEQTRRRRDSDPDRKGPSAWDSGLRLLGVRARSRQEMRDRLTRKGFEPEVVDEVMARLEQHKLLDDEEFASEWVRSRHLNSGKGRVALRHELRTKGVDESIISEALADIDPDDEREIASGLVARKLTPSVVDRIGDDRAERDKAMRRLVGMLVRRGYSQSLAFEVVGEALSALRSG